A single window of Salmo salar chromosome ssa21, Ssal_v3.1, whole genome shotgun sequence DNA harbors:
- the LOC106582419 gene encoding ADP-ribosylation factor-like protein 4C, which yields MGNSFSNISAFQSLHIVMLGLDSAGKTTVLYRLKFNEFVNTVPTIGFNTEKIKLSNGTAKGISCHFWDVGGQEKLRPLWKSYSRCTDGIIYVVDSVDVDRLEEAKTELHKVTKFAENQGTPLLVIANKQDLPKSLPVADIEKQLALHELTPSTAYHVQPCCAIIGEGLHEGMDKLYEMIVKRRKSLKQKKKR from the coding sequence ATGGGCAACAGTTTCTCCAACATATCTGCTTTCCAATCACTACACATTGTGATGCTGGGTTTGGATTCCGCTGGCAAAACGACTGTTCTTTATCGTCTGAAATTCAACGAATTCGTAAACACTGTGCCAACAATTGGATTCAACACTGAGAAAATCAAACTGAGTAACGGTACCGCGAAGGGGATCAGTTGTCACTTCTGGGACGTCGGAGGTCAGGAGAAGCTGCGGCCCCTGTGGAAATCCTACAGTCGGTGCACGGACGGCATAATTTATGTGGTGGACTCAGTGGACGTTGACCGGTTGGAGGAGGCTAAAACAGAACTGCATAAAGTCACAAAATTCGCAGAGAACCAGGGGACACCTCTTCTGGTGATAGCCAACAAGCAGGACCTGCCCAAATCTCTCCCAGTCGCAGACATTGAAAAACAGCTGGCTCTCCACGAGCTCACTCCATCCACCGCATACCACGTCCAACCTTGCTGTGCTATAATTGGCGAGGGACTTCACGAGGGTATGGACAAACTATATGAGATGATAGTAAAGCGGAGAAAATCTTTAAAGCAAAAGAAGAAACGATAA